One Vidua chalybeata isolate OUT-0048 chromosome 22, bVidCha1 merged haplotype, whole genome shotgun sequence genomic region harbors:
- the RAP1GAP gene encoding rap1 GTPase-activating protein 1 isoform X2, translated as MAQQRHAIPPPLKTEEDYIPYPSVHELWAQVLGREGPFPLILLPQFGGYWIEGTNHQLSGAPDSPPTPVPGTRAKLEGNHTAKIYRKHFLGKEHFNYYSLDPALGHLVFSLKYDEQEHLHLLLRTRARTLHDVVPISCLAEFPNVVQMAKLVCEDVNVDRFYPVLYPKASRLILAFDEHVLSNHFKFGVIYQKLGQTSEEELFGTTEESPAFAEFLDVLGQRVQLRDFKGFRGGLDVTHGQTGSESVYCHFRDKEIMFHVSTKLPYTEGDAQQLQRKRHIGNDIVAIVFQDENTPFVPDMIASNFLHAFVVVQLEQGGAQGTLYKVSVTARDDVPFFGPPLPDPAVFRKGPEFQEFLLTKLINAEYACYRAEKFAKLEERTRAALLETLHEELQARSQAMLGLGPDDERPDNGGAAPGFFESFKSLLVPGSRRGRRGSAIGLGSVEEALLVPGKSPSRRRPGPLGSRRSSAIGIESIQEAPAGRDGPAAADGSSSTHSSPESRRNPDRAEKPEPPDFSRSSSSASSFGSAAEEPGEPGRESRSPSGSHRDVFTDTPWPDDPPGTPPGRRPPDPPCPEIKIQLEQPPHNPGS; from the exons atggCCCAGCAGCGCCATGCCATCCCCCCACCACTCAAG ACGGAGGAGGACTACATCCCCTACCCCAGCGTGCACGAG CTGTGGGCGCAGGTGCTGGGCCGGGAGGGGCCGTTCCCCCTCATCCTCCTGCCGCAGTTCGGGGGTTACTGGATTGAGGGCACCAACCACCAGCTGAGCGGGGCCCCTGACTCGCCCCCCACGCCGGTACCCGGCACCCGGGCAAAGCTGGAGGGCAACCACACGGCCAAGATCTACCGCAAGCACTTCCTGGGCAAG GAGCACTTCAACTACTACTCCCTGGACCCGGCGCTGGGACACCTCGTCTTCTCCCTCAAGTACGACGAGCAGGAGCACCTCCACCTGCTGCTGCG CACCCGTGCCCGCACCCTGCATGATGTGGTGCCCATCTCCTGCCTGGCCGAGTTCCCCAACGTGGTGCAGATGGCCAAG CTGGTGTGCGAGGACGTCAACGTGGATCGCTTCTACCCCGTGCTCTATCCCAAG GCATCCCGCCTCATCCTCGCCTTTGATGAGCACGTGCTCAGCAACCACTTCAAATTTGGGGTCATCTACCAAAAACTAGGGCAG ACCTCCGAGGAGGAGCTTTTCGGCACCACGGAGGAGAGCCCGGCCTTCGCCGAATTCCTCGACGTCCTGGGTCAGCGGGTGCAGCTGCGGGACTTCAAGGG GTTCCGAGGGGGACTGGATGTGACCCACGGGCAGACAGGCAGCGAGTCGGTCTATTGCCACTTCCGTGACAAGGAGATCATGTTCCACGTCTCCACCAAACTGCCCTACACCGAGGGGGACGCCCAGCAG ctgcagcGGAAGCGTCACATCGGCAACGACATCGTGGCCATCGTCTTCCAGGATGAGAACACACCGTTCGTGCCCGACATGATCGCCTCCAACTTCCTCCACGCCTTTGTGgtggtgcagctggagcaggggggcGCCCAGGGCACCCTCTACAAG GTCTCCGTCACGGCCCGTGACGACGTGCCCTTCTTCGGCCCGCCGCTGCCCGACCCCGCCGTCTTCAGGAAG GGCCCCGAGTTCCAGGAGTTCCTGCTGACCAAGCTCATCAACGCCGAGTACGCCTGCTACCGCGCCGAGAAGTTCGCCAAGCTGGAG GAGCGGACGCGGGCGGCGCTGCTGGAGACGCTGCACGAGGAGCTGCAGGCGCGCAGCCAGGCCATGCTGGGGCTCGGCCCCGACGACGAGCGCCCCGACAACGGCGGCGCCGCCCCGGGCTTCTTCGAGTCGTTCAAG TCGCTGCTGGTGCCCGGGAGCCGCCGGGGACGCCGCGGCAGCGCCATCGGGCTGGGCTCGGTGGAAGAG GCGCTGCTGGTGCCCGGGAAGAGCCCGTCGCGGCGGCGGCCCGGCCCCCTCGGCTCCCGCCGCTCCAGCGCCATCGGCATCGAGAGCATCCAGGAGGCGCCGGCCGGCAG GGACGGCCCCGCAGCCGCCGACGGCTCCAGCTCCACACACAGCTCCCCCGAGAGCCGCCGGAACCCCGACAG GGCCGAGAAGCCGGAGCCGCCGGATTTCTCCCGCTCCTCCTCCAGCGCCAGCAGCTTCGGCAGCGCCGCGGAGGAGCCCGGCGAGCCGGGACGG GAGAGCCGCTCGCCCTCGGGGAGCCACCGTGACGTCTTCACTGACACCCCCTGGCCGGAtgacccccccgggacccccccag GCCGCCGCCCGCCTGACCCCCCCTGCCCTGAGATCAaaatccagctggagcagccccccCATAACCCG GGCTCATAG
- the RAP1GAP gene encoding rap1 GTPase-activating protein 1 isoform X1 has protein sequence MAQQRHAIPPPLKTEEDYIPYPSVHEVLGREGPFPLILLPQFGGYWIEGTNHQLSGAPDSPPTPVPGTRAKLEGNHTAKIYRKHFLGKEHFNYYSLDPALGHLVFSLKYDEQEHLHLLLRTRARTLHDVVPISCLAEFPNVVQMAKLVCEDVNVDRFYPVLYPKASRLILAFDEHVLSNHFKFGVIYQKLGQTSEEELFGTTEESPAFAEFLDVLGQRVQLRDFKGFRGGLDVTHGQTGSESVYCHFRDKEIMFHVSTKLPYTEGDAQQLQRKRHIGNDIVAIVFQDENTPFVPDMIASNFLHAFVVVQLEQGGAQGTLYKVSVTARDDVPFFGPPLPDPAVFRKGPEFQEFLLTKLINAEYACYRAEKFAKLEERTRAALLETLHEELQARSQAMLGLGPDDERPDNGGAAPGFFESFKSLLVPGSRRGRRGSAIGLGSVEEVGTSLSPLGVSPVPGVPPVNGAPQALLVPGKSPSRRRPGPLGSRRSSAIGIESIQEAPAGRDGPAAADGSSSTHSSPESRRNPDRAEKPEPPDFSRSSSSASSFGSAAEEPGEPGRESRSPSGSHRDVFTDTPWPDDPPGTPPGRRPPDPPCPEIKIQLEQPPHNPGS, from the exons atggCCCAGCAGCGCCATGCCATCCCCCCACCACTCAAG ACGGAGGAGGACTACATCCCCTACCCCAGCGTGCACGAG GTGCTGGGCCGGGAGGGGCCGTTCCCCCTCATCCTCCTGCCGCAGTTCGGGGGTTACTGGATTGAGGGCACCAACCACCAGCTGAGCGGGGCCCCTGACTCGCCCCCCACGCCGGTACCCGGCACCCGGGCAAAGCTGGAGGGCAACCACACGGCCAAGATCTACCGCAAGCACTTCCTGGGCAAG GAGCACTTCAACTACTACTCCCTGGACCCGGCGCTGGGACACCTCGTCTTCTCCCTCAAGTACGACGAGCAGGAGCACCTCCACCTGCTGCTGCG CACCCGTGCCCGCACCCTGCATGATGTGGTGCCCATCTCCTGCCTGGCCGAGTTCCCCAACGTGGTGCAGATGGCCAAG CTGGTGTGCGAGGACGTCAACGTGGATCGCTTCTACCCCGTGCTCTATCCCAAG GCATCCCGCCTCATCCTCGCCTTTGATGAGCACGTGCTCAGCAACCACTTCAAATTTGGGGTCATCTACCAAAAACTAGGGCAG ACCTCCGAGGAGGAGCTTTTCGGCACCACGGAGGAGAGCCCGGCCTTCGCCGAATTCCTCGACGTCCTGGGTCAGCGGGTGCAGCTGCGGGACTTCAAGGG GTTCCGAGGGGGACTGGATGTGACCCACGGGCAGACAGGCAGCGAGTCGGTCTATTGCCACTTCCGTGACAAGGAGATCATGTTCCACGTCTCCACCAAACTGCCCTACACCGAGGGGGACGCCCAGCAG ctgcagcGGAAGCGTCACATCGGCAACGACATCGTGGCCATCGTCTTCCAGGATGAGAACACACCGTTCGTGCCCGACATGATCGCCTCCAACTTCCTCCACGCCTTTGTGgtggtgcagctggagcaggggggcGCCCAGGGCACCCTCTACAAG GTCTCCGTCACGGCCCGTGACGACGTGCCCTTCTTCGGCCCGCCGCTGCCCGACCCCGCCGTCTTCAGGAAG GGCCCCGAGTTCCAGGAGTTCCTGCTGACCAAGCTCATCAACGCCGAGTACGCCTGCTACCGCGCCGAGAAGTTCGCCAAGCTGGAG GAGCGGACGCGGGCGGCGCTGCTGGAGACGCTGCACGAGGAGCTGCAGGCGCGCAGCCAGGCCATGCTGGGGCTCGGCCCCGACGACGAGCGCCCCGACAACGGCGGCGCCGCCCCGGGCTTCTTCGAGTCGTTCAAG TCGCTGCTGGTGCCCGGGAGCCGCCGGGGACGCCGCGGCAGCGCCATCGGGCTGGGCTCGGTGGAAGAGGTGGGTACCTCGCTGTCCCCCCTCGGTGTCTCCCCggtccccggtgtccccccggttAACGGCGCCCCGCAGGCGCTGCTGGTGCCCGGGAAGAGCCCGTCGCGGCGGCGGCCCGGCCCCCTCGGCTCCCGCCGCTCCAGCGCCATCGGCATCGAGAGCATCCAGGAGGCGCCGGCCGGCAG GGACGGCCCCGCAGCCGCCGACGGCTCCAGCTCCACACACAGCTCCCCCGAGAGCCGCCGGAACCCCGACAG GGCCGAGAAGCCGGAGCCGCCGGATTTCTCCCGCTCCTCCTCCAGCGCCAGCAGCTTCGGCAGCGCCGCGGAGGAGCCCGGCGAGCCGGGACGG GAGAGCCGCTCGCCCTCGGGGAGCCACCGTGACGTCTTCACTGACACCCCCTGGCCGGAtgacccccccgggacccccccag GCCGCCGCCCGCCTGACCCCCCCTGCCCTGAGATCAaaatccagctggagcagccccccCATAACCCG GGCTCATAG
- the RAP1GAP gene encoding rap1 GTPase-activating protein 1 isoform X3 yields MAQQRHAIPPPLKTEEDYIPYPSVHEVLGREGPFPLILLPQFGGYWIEGTNHQLSGAPDSPPTPVPGTRAKLEGNHTAKIYRKHFLGKEHFNYYSLDPALGHLVFSLKYDEQEHLHLLLRTRARTLHDVVPISCLAEFPNVVQMAKLVCEDVNVDRFYPVLYPKASRLILAFDEHVLSNHFKFGVIYQKLGQTSEEELFGTTEESPAFAEFLDVLGQRVQLRDFKGFRGGLDVTHGQTGSESVYCHFRDKEIMFHVSTKLPYTEGDAQQLQRKRHIGNDIVAIVFQDENTPFVPDMIASNFLHAFVVVQLEQGGAQGTLYKVSVTARDDVPFFGPPLPDPAVFRKGPEFQEFLLTKLINAEYACYRAEKFAKLEERTRAALLETLHEELQARSQAMLGLGPDDERPDNGGAAPGFFESFKSLLVPGSRRGRRGSAIGLGSVEEALLVPGKSPSRRRPGPLGSRRSSAIGIESIQEAPAGRDGPAAADGSSSTHSSPESRRNPDRAEKPEPPDFSRSSSSASSFGSAAEEPGEPGRESRSPSGSHRDVFTDTPWPDDPPGTPPGRRPPDPPCPEIKIQLEQPPHNPGS; encoded by the exons atggCCCAGCAGCGCCATGCCATCCCCCCACCACTCAAG ACGGAGGAGGACTACATCCCCTACCCCAGCGTGCACGAG GTGCTGGGCCGGGAGGGGCCGTTCCCCCTCATCCTCCTGCCGCAGTTCGGGGGTTACTGGATTGAGGGCACCAACCACCAGCTGAGCGGGGCCCCTGACTCGCCCCCCACGCCGGTACCCGGCACCCGGGCAAAGCTGGAGGGCAACCACACGGCCAAGATCTACCGCAAGCACTTCCTGGGCAAG GAGCACTTCAACTACTACTCCCTGGACCCGGCGCTGGGACACCTCGTCTTCTCCCTCAAGTACGACGAGCAGGAGCACCTCCACCTGCTGCTGCG CACCCGTGCCCGCACCCTGCATGATGTGGTGCCCATCTCCTGCCTGGCCGAGTTCCCCAACGTGGTGCAGATGGCCAAG CTGGTGTGCGAGGACGTCAACGTGGATCGCTTCTACCCCGTGCTCTATCCCAAG GCATCCCGCCTCATCCTCGCCTTTGATGAGCACGTGCTCAGCAACCACTTCAAATTTGGGGTCATCTACCAAAAACTAGGGCAG ACCTCCGAGGAGGAGCTTTTCGGCACCACGGAGGAGAGCCCGGCCTTCGCCGAATTCCTCGACGTCCTGGGTCAGCGGGTGCAGCTGCGGGACTTCAAGGG GTTCCGAGGGGGACTGGATGTGACCCACGGGCAGACAGGCAGCGAGTCGGTCTATTGCCACTTCCGTGACAAGGAGATCATGTTCCACGTCTCCACCAAACTGCCCTACACCGAGGGGGACGCCCAGCAG ctgcagcGGAAGCGTCACATCGGCAACGACATCGTGGCCATCGTCTTCCAGGATGAGAACACACCGTTCGTGCCCGACATGATCGCCTCCAACTTCCTCCACGCCTTTGTGgtggtgcagctggagcaggggggcGCCCAGGGCACCCTCTACAAG GTCTCCGTCACGGCCCGTGACGACGTGCCCTTCTTCGGCCCGCCGCTGCCCGACCCCGCCGTCTTCAGGAAG GGCCCCGAGTTCCAGGAGTTCCTGCTGACCAAGCTCATCAACGCCGAGTACGCCTGCTACCGCGCCGAGAAGTTCGCCAAGCTGGAG GAGCGGACGCGGGCGGCGCTGCTGGAGACGCTGCACGAGGAGCTGCAGGCGCGCAGCCAGGCCATGCTGGGGCTCGGCCCCGACGACGAGCGCCCCGACAACGGCGGCGCCGCCCCGGGCTTCTTCGAGTCGTTCAAG TCGCTGCTGGTGCCCGGGAGCCGCCGGGGACGCCGCGGCAGCGCCATCGGGCTGGGCTCGGTGGAAGAG GCGCTGCTGGTGCCCGGGAAGAGCCCGTCGCGGCGGCGGCCCGGCCCCCTCGGCTCCCGCCGCTCCAGCGCCATCGGCATCGAGAGCATCCAGGAGGCGCCGGCCGGCAG GGACGGCCCCGCAGCCGCCGACGGCTCCAGCTCCACACACAGCTCCCCCGAGAGCCGCCGGAACCCCGACAG GGCCGAGAAGCCGGAGCCGCCGGATTTCTCCCGCTCCTCCTCCAGCGCCAGCAGCTTCGGCAGCGCCGCGGAGGAGCCCGGCGAGCCGGGACGG GAGAGCCGCTCGCCCTCGGGGAGCCACCGTGACGTCTTCACTGACACCCCCTGGCCGGAtgacccccccgggacccccccag GCCGCCGCCCGCCTGACCCCCCCTGCCCTGAGATCAaaatccagctggagcagccccccCATAACCCG GGCTCATAG